The nucleotide sequence TGTCGCCGCGGCTGCCCATCTCCGTCTCCGCCACGGTCAACTCGACGATCACGGGCAACTGGAGCCCGATCGGGTTGCCGTTGAACTTCTGGATCTGCACTTCGAGGTTGTCGGTGAGCAGCAGCCTGTCGTCGCCGACGATGTCGTCGTTGAGCGTGAGCGTATCGAACGTCTCGAGATCCATGAAGTGCAGCCCCGTGCCGTCGGCGAACTGGAACGACGCCGGCACCATGACCAGGTCGGGCTCCTTCAGCTTGTCCTGCGCCTTGAACGTCCTGTCGAACACGGCTCGATTCAGCAGGTTGCGCATCTTCACGCGCACCAGCGTCTGGCCGCCGCGTGCTGTCGGCCGCGACACCTCGACGTCGAGCATGTGATAGGGCGCCTCTTCGAACTCGACGTACATCTTTCGCTTCAGATCGATAGCGGCAATCAATCCGGCCATGGTGCGTGGGTCTCCGGGGATACAGCGTGTGACGGGCGCGCCGCGCCTACTTCCAGCCCGTGCTCCGGCGCAGGAAGCGCGCGGGGATCGCGGGCTTTGCGGGTTCGGCGGGTGCCGGCGCGTCGGCGGGTTCGCCCGAGGCGGCCTGGATCTCGCGTTCCAGCTCCTCGTCGTTGGGCAGGCCGGCCATCTGATCGACGAACACGAGCGACTGCTGCGACGGGATCTCGAAGCGCTTGCCGCACGACGAACAGGTCACCTCGTCGTCCACGCGGAGCAGATAGTCACGCAGCTTGGCGAACTTCGCGCGGTCGACCTCGTCGGCG is from Acidobacteriota bacterium and encodes:
- a CDS encoding elongation factor P; protein product: MAGLIAAIDLKRKMYVEFEEAPYHMLDVEVSRPTARGGQTLVRVKMRNLLNRAVFDRTFKAQDKLKEPDLVMVPASFQFADGTGLHFMDLETFDTLTLNDDIVGDDRLLLTDNLEVQIQKFNGNPIGLQLPVIVELTVAETEMGSRGDTASGSVTKAATLETGLEVRVPLFVNEGEKVRVHTETREFAGRA